Proteins from a single region of Desulfofundulus luciae:
- the acs gene encoding acetate--CoA ligase: MANEDKVLEALLKEERAFPPPAYFVEEALVKDTSLYEEAKKDREAFWARQAENIDWFQKWDKVLDTSNAPFFKWFVNGKLNVSYNCIDRHLKTWRRTKAAIVWEGEPGDDRVLTYQDLYREVTKCANVLKELGVRRGDRVTIYLPMIPELPIAMLACARIGAPHSVVFGGFSSESLRDRINDCQAKLVITADGGWRRGGIVPLKKNCDDALAECPSVEKVLVVKRTCQDVNIVQGRDFWWHEMMARAPIGCEPEHMDAEDMLYILYTSGTTGKPKGVVHTTGGYLVGVSATHRMIFDIKDDDIYWCTADIGWVTGHSYIVYGPLANGCTTVMYEGSPDWPERDRFWAIVEKYRVNILYTAPTAIRAFMKWGTEWPARRDLSSLRLLGTVGEPINPEAWMWYYKYIGNERCPIVDTWWQTETGMILISPLPGVTTLKPGSATIPFPGVEAAVVDNTGKDVPLGSGGYLVLKSPWPAMLRTIYGDPDRYVAQYWSRFENMYFTGDGARWDEDGYFWIMGRVDDVINVSGHRLGTMEIESALVDHPAVAEAAVIGKAHEVKGQAVSAFVTLKEGIQGTPQLIEELKAHVVRKIGALARPEDIFFTAELPKTRSGKIMRRLLRDIAEGRVLGDTTTLADPAVVAKIKEQYESQEN; the protein is encoded by the coding sequence ATGGCCAATGAAGATAAGGTCCTTGAGGCGTTGTTAAAGGAAGAGCGGGCATTTCCGCCGCCGGCATATTTTGTCGAGGAGGCGTTGGTGAAAGATACCTCCCTTTATGAAGAGGCAAAGAAAGATCGCGAGGCTTTCTGGGCCAGGCAGGCCGAAAACATAGACTGGTTCCAGAAGTGGGACAAAGTGCTGGATACCAGCAACGCTCCCTTCTTCAAGTGGTTTGTAAACGGGAAATTAAACGTTTCCTATAACTGCATCGACCGCCACCTGAAAACCTGGCGACGAACCAAGGCGGCCATCGTCTGGGAAGGGGAACCCGGGGACGACCGGGTGCTCACCTACCAGGATCTGTACCGGGAAGTAACCAAATGCGCCAATGTGCTCAAGGAGTTGGGGGTCCGGCGGGGGGACCGGGTGACCATTTACCTGCCGATGATTCCCGAACTGCCCATTGCCATGCTGGCCTGCGCCCGCATAGGTGCTCCCCACAGCGTTGTGTTTGGCGGTTTCAGCTCCGAGTCTTTGCGTGACCGCATTAACGACTGCCAGGCCAAGCTGGTCATTACCGCCGACGGCGGCTGGCGCCGGGGCGGCATTGTACCCTTAAAGAAGAACTGTGACGATGCGCTGGCCGAATGCCCCAGTGTGGAAAAGGTGCTCGTGGTTAAACGCACCTGCCAGGACGTTAATATTGTCCAGGGGCGTGATTTCTGGTGGCATGAAATGATGGCCAGGGCACCCATCGGCTGCGAGCCGGAGCACATGGATGCCGAGGATATGTTGTACATCCTTTATACCAGCGGCACCACCGGCAAGCCCAAGGGTGTGGTGCACACCACCGGCGGCTACCTGGTTGGGGTTTCCGCCACCCACCGGATGATCTTTGATATTAAGGACGATGACATTTACTGGTGCACTGCCGACATCGGCTGGGTGACCGGCCACTCCTATATCGTGTACGGGCCCCTGGCCAACGGCTGTACCACGGTAATGTACGAGGGCAGCCCGGACTGGCCGGAAAGGGACCGCTTCTGGGCTATTGTGGAAAAGTATCGCGTCAACATCCTGTACACCGCCCCCACGGCCATCCGGGCGTTCATGAAGTGGGGTACCGAGTGGCCCGCCAGGCGCGACCTCTCCAGCCTGCGCCTTTTGGGCACGGTGGGCGAGCCCATTAACCCCGAGGCGTGGATGTGGTACTACAAGTACATCGGCAACGAGCGCTGCCCCATTGTGGACACCTGGTGGCAGACGGAAACCGGCATGATTCTGATTTCACCGCTGCCCGGTGTTACCACCTTAAAGCCAGGTTCCGCTACCATACCCTTCCCCGGTGTGGAGGCCGCCGTGGTGGATAATACAGGCAAGGATGTACCCCTGGGCAGTGGCGGCTACCTGGTCCTCAAGTCTCCCTGGCCGGCCATGCTACGCACCATTTACGGCGATCCCGACCGTTACGTGGCTCAGTACTGGAGCCGGTTTGAGAATATGTACTTTACCGGTGACGGGGCCAGGTGGGATGAGGACGGTTACTTCTGGATCATGGGCCGGGTGGACGACGTAATTAACGTCAGCGGTCACCGCCTGGGGACCATGGAAATTGAGAGCGCCCTGGTGGATCACCCGGCAGTGGCCGAGGCTGCCGTTATCGGTAAGGCCCACGAGGTAAAAGGCCAGGCCGTAAGTGCCTTCGTTACCCTGAAGGAAGGAATCCAGGGTACGCCTCAACTGATTGAAGAATTGAAAGCCCACGTGGTCAGGAAGATCGGCGCCCTGGCCCGCCCGGAGGATATTTTCTTCACCGCTGAACTGCCCAAGACCCGCAGTGGTAAGATCATGCGGCGCCTGCTGCGGGACATTGCCGAGGGGCGGGTGCTGGGTGACACCACCACCCTGGCTGATCCTGCAGTAGTGGCTAAAATCAAGGAGCAGTACGAATCACAGGAAAACTAG
- a CDS encoding CBS domain-containing protein, which yields MPLRLKVREIMVPAEEFPALREDADVVSAFRLFRDYFCRKDGTWIGFQSALVYNSRERAVGILTLRGLLRALQLQALLEDLLKGDPVGLFFLPPRWNKQFITVKEVMRPVETACINEDAALWEAALLMLKKKVNSVPVMAGDNLCGVVRTIDLFWLIGEILEDMA from the coding sequence ATGCCCCTGCGGCTGAAGGTGCGGGAAATTATGGTTCCGGCCGAAGAATTCCCGGCACTGCGCGAAGATGCGGACGTAGTTTCGGCCTTTAGATTATTCCGGGATTACTTCTGCCGTAAAGATGGCACGTGGATTGGCTTTCAATCGGCACTGGTTTACAATAGCCGGGAACGCGCCGTTGGTATCCTTACCCTGCGGGGGTTGTTAAGGGCCCTGCAGCTCCAGGCCCTCCTGGAGGATTTGTTGAAAGGTGATCCGGTGGGTCTTTTTTTCCTGCCCCCACGTTGGAACAAGCAATTTATCACAGTGAAAGAAGTTATGCGCCCTGTTGAAACAGCCTGCATTAATGAGGATGCAGCTTTGTGGGAGGCTGCACTGTTAATGTTGAAGAAGAAGGTCAACTCTGTACCGGTAATGGCCGGGGATAACTTATGTGGCGTAGTGCGGACCATTGACCTGTTCTGGCTTATCGGTGAAATCCTGGAGGATATGGCCTGA
- a CDS encoding sulfite exporter TauE/SafE family protein: MERRKKIMRWSLVALGTLFLLSIPSLGEAAGEALGPGDVVKQFIHLDALGAFYLIILGFLGGLISGFIGSGGAFVLTPGMMSLGAPAAIAVASNMCHKFPKSMVGAYKRYKYGQLDLKLGLFMAISAVIGVQVGIYVQKFIFAKWGAAGSNLYVSVAFVTILTIVGLYMLFDARKAIRAKSEDTTSRLAERIKRLSIPPMINFNVANTRVSFWIIVPLGLATGMLAATIAVGGFIGVPGMIYVLGVPPIMASATELVVAFLMGLTGTVTWALSGFVDIRMVLLMLAGSLIGVQLGAVGTTYVKEYMIKLVMATIMLIVSISRGIAIPTYLHQLGILQLDQGTIKLLNNTSFIIMCFALATGGVIVLGNMWKRKRELEAQDTVVAVGLNKT, translated from the coding sequence ATGGAGCGCCGTAAAAAAATAATGCGCTGGAGCCTGGTTGCCCTCGGCACATTGTTTTTGCTTTCCATCCCCTCCCTGGGTGAAGCAGCCGGGGAAGCGCTGGGCCCGGGCGACGTGGTTAAGCAGTTTATCCACCTCGACGCGCTGGGGGCATTTTACCTGATCATCCTGGGCTTTCTCGGCGGGCTGATCAGCGGTTTTATTGGCTCCGGGGGGGCATTCGTTCTGACTCCCGGCATGATGAGCCTGGGTGCACCGGCAGCCATCGCGGTAGCCAGCAATATGTGCCACAAGTTTCCCAAGTCAATGGTGGGAGCGTACAAGCGTTATAAATACGGCCAGTTGGATTTAAAGCTGGGACTGTTTATGGCCATATCGGCTGTAATAGGCGTTCAGGTAGGGATCTATGTTCAAAAGTTTATTTTTGCGAAATGGGGTGCGGCCGGTTCAAACCTTTACGTAAGTGTAGCATTTGTAACGATTTTGACCATCGTTGGCCTGTATATGCTTTTTGATGCCAGAAAGGCAATTCGGGCAAAAAGTGAAGATACCACTTCCAGATTGGCGGAAAGGATTAAAAGACTTTCCATCCCCCCGATGATCAATTTTAATGTAGCCAATACAAGGGTTTCTTTCTGGATTATCGTTCCGCTGGGGCTTGCCACCGGCATGCTGGCTGCAACGATTGCGGTGGGAGGTTTCATTGGTGTTCCGGGTATGATCTATGTACTGGGCGTGCCGCCCATTATGGCCAGTGCCACGGAGCTGGTGGTCGCCTTCTTGATGGGGTTGACCGGTACGGTAACTTGGGCTTTAAGTGGTTTTGTTGATATAAGGATGGTTCTGCTCATGCTGGCCGGTTCCTTAATAGGTGTGCAGTTGGGTGCTGTGGGCACCACCTACGTCAAGGAATACATGATTAAGCTGGTTATGGCTACTATAATGCTAATTGTCTCCATCAGCAGGGGGATAGCCATTCCAACCTACCTGCATCAGCTGGGTATTTTGCAACTCGACCAGGGTACTATAAAGCTGCTAAATAATACGAGTTTTATCATCATGTGTTTTGCCCTGGCCACAGGTGGCGTGATTGTCCTGGGCAACATGTGGAAGAGAAAGAGAGAACTCGAGGCCCAGGATACAGTTGTAGCGGTGGGTCTTAATAAAACTTAA
- a CDS encoding CBS domain-containing protein, with protein MLSLKAREIMIPIEQFTTITADATLHEGIQALRQSFHREGRPWHGHRILIVLDENGNLEGILTLRGILTAVGLYELLRDPLFKSESWSWYFLRKLREGSRMRVRDIMRPVPVATVQADDELLDIVRAFLRHNVNSLPVLDRGRLLGVVRTVDVFKVLSDYYLELEEENS; from the coding sequence ATGCTCTCGCTGAAGGCGCGGGAAATTATGATTCCCATTGAACAGTTTACCACCATCACCGCAGATGCCACCCTTCATGAAGGCATCCAGGCTTTGAGGCAATCTTTCCACCGTGAAGGCAGGCCCTGGCACGGTCATCGTATCCTGATCGTACTGGACGAGAATGGAAACCTGGAGGGTATTTTGACCCTCCGCGGTATTTTAACAGCAGTCGGCCTATATGAGTTACTCAGGGATCCCCTGTTTAAATCCGAGTCCTGGAGCTGGTACTTTTTAAGAAAATTAAGGGAAGGGTCTCGCATGCGCGTACGGGACATCATGCGACCTGTTCCGGTGGCCACAGTACAGGCTGATGATGAACTTCTGGACATTGTTCGTGCTTTTTTAAGGCATAACGTTAATTCTTTGCCCGTTTTAGACCGTGGGCGCTTGCTGGGCGTCGTGCGCACCGTTGATGTCTTCAAGGTATTGAGCGATTACTACCTGGAGTTGGAAGAGGAGAATAGCTGA
- a CDS encoding sigma-54-dependent transcriptional regulator codes for MEDLILIVDDEESVRQSLKDILTDHGYRVETARDGREGLEKITALDPAAVLLDIRMPEVDGIKVLELVRLKGQNTPIILITAYGSTQSTIEAMKLGAFDYLLKPLQINDLIETVKKATEIKRLMQKTSPPPDKEMTGPGEIMIGLSPGMQKVYKAIGRVANSNATVLIRGESGTGKELVARAIHYNSVRRDKPFIKINCASIPDNLLESELFGYEKGAFTGAVTSKPGKFELAQRGTIFLDEIGEMSLSLQAKLLRVIQEREFERLGGTETIKVDVRIIAATNKDLEKCIAEGTFREDLFYRLNVVDIYLPPLRERKDDIPVLVEHMIKLYNAEYKKQVTGFTDQAMKLLLEYDWPGNVRELKNVCERAVLMSTGPLLTVEDLPRNIRKSSRRLHWLKGLSGDSFKEMIAEVEREIILQALEEHNWNRSAAAQALKMNRSSLYLKMKELGIID; via the coding sequence ATGGAAGACTTGATTTTAATTGTCGACGATGAAGAGAGTGTACGGCAAAGCCTTAAAGACATTCTTACGGACCACGGTTATCGTGTGGAGACGGCACGGGACGGCCGGGAAGGGTTGGAAAAAATAACCGCGCTTGATCCGGCGGCCGTATTACTGGATATCCGCATGCCCGAAGTAGACGGAATCAAGGTGCTGGAGCTGGTGCGCTTAAAGGGGCAGAACACGCCCATTATATTGATCACGGCTTACGGTTCTACTCAAAGTACCATCGAAGCCATGAAACTGGGCGCTTTCGACTACCTTTTAAAGCCCCTCCAGATTAACGACCTTATCGAGACGGTTAAAAAAGCCACAGAAATAAAGCGGTTGATGCAAAAAACCTCGCCCCCGCCCGATAAGGAAATGACCGGTCCCGGTGAGATCATGATTGGGTTATCCCCGGGGATGCAAAAGGTCTATAAGGCTATCGGGCGGGTGGCCAATTCCAATGCCACGGTGCTCATACGAGGCGAAAGCGGTACGGGTAAAGAGCTGGTGGCCAGGGCGATACATTACAACAGTGTCCGGCGGGATAAGCCGTTCATTAAAATCAACTGTGCCTCCATACCCGACAACCTCCTGGAGAGTGAGCTGTTCGGTTATGAAAAGGGAGCTTTCACCGGGGCTGTAACATCAAAACCCGGCAAATTTGAACTGGCCCAGCGCGGAACGATTTTTTTAGATGAAATCGGGGAAATGTCCTTAAGCCTCCAGGCCAAGCTGCTCCGCGTCATCCAGGAGCGGGAATTTGAACGCCTGGGAGGCACCGAAACCATTAAGGTAGACGTGCGGATTATTGCCGCCACCAATAAGGATCTGGAAAAGTGTATTGCCGAGGGCACGTTCCGGGAGGACCTGTTTTATCGCTTGAACGTGGTGGATATCTACCTGCCGCCTTTGAGGGAGCGCAAGGATGACATTCCCGTGCTGGTCGAACATATGATTAAACTCTACAACGCCGAGTACAAAAAGCAGGTAACCGGGTTTACTGACCAGGCCATGAAACTGCTGCTGGAATATGACTGGCCGGGCAACGTGCGGGAACTGAAAAATGTTTGTGAGCGGGCCGTATTGATGTCTACCGGCCCCCTGCTAACGGTGGAGGATCTGCCCCGCAACATCCGCAAAAGTTCCCGCCGCCTGCACTGGTTAAAAGGTTTGAGCGGGGATTCCTTTAAAGAAATGATCGCCGAAGTGGAGCGGGAGATCATCCTGCAGGCTCTGGAAGAACACAACTGGAACCGTTCTGCAGCCGCCCAGGCGCTGAAAATGAACCGGAGTTCCCTTTATCTTAAAATGAAGGAACTGGGCATTATCGACTAG
- a CDS encoding ATP-binding protein, translated as MRKFFFGNRILFLVTLLLILPVLLTVYMIHIIKNSELSLLEHQKAELNQAAYLLDQNLTVSLDDYLTEHGLTNKTPQEKTVTLGSFVDSKINDVKREYPNVHLGLYYAPLDVFFDGTGRFDVNFSLRRKKAFEETMTRRTSLVQNLGPEEGGIVEIYRPFTRNGKVEGVIRSAEYLSEVGFYGKRRHIEMIAYSTIAIVVLTGFGGAIYIFRDLVLQVRFIKQGLKTLEEDLSQTMPPAQGELGEIVEGINGFARRIAELNLYTETMLAVIDEAIVVVNAGGEVVLANNLARELFALPEGYKGHVFNELFSKTSPLIDCLQRTLKEEKAFRDLMLNWGNGQKNSRQLLLSILPLKTASGQLLGAVINCRDLTERMRLEEKVRRQERLAALGKLVTGVAHEIRNPLTSISCYIQHWLQNNRPNAQALATIQREIARLDYIVEQLLYFTKPAEARLVQRDLNVLIRELTEFFQEMHHGKYNLLLDLSTDLPPVWMDAEQMERVVVNIIFNAIQAMPEGGTISITTAYLPDRQQVAMTIADTGCGIPKENLAHLFDPFYSTRPKGTGLGLAIAYEIVQAHGGQIEVESEVGKGTRFTVYLRA; from the coding sequence TTGCGTAAATTTTTTTTCGGCAACCGGATATTATTTCTGGTAACCCTGTTGCTGATATTACCTGTTCTCCTTACCGTCTATATGATTCATATTATCAAAAACAGCGAGCTTTCCCTTCTGGAACACCAGAAGGCGGAGCTCAATCAAGCCGCTTACCTGCTTGATCAAAACCTGACTGTCAGTCTGGATGACTACCTGACTGAACATGGTCTTACTAATAAGACGCCCCAGGAAAAGACTGTTACCCTGGGAAGCTTTGTTGATAGCAAAATTAACGATGTCAAGCGCGAGTATCCCAACGTGCATTTGGGATTGTATTATGCGCCGCTGGACGTATTCTTTGACGGCACAGGCCGTTTTGATGTCAACTTTTCCCTGCGCCGTAAAAAGGCTTTTGAAGAAACCATGACCCGAAGGACCAGCCTGGTACAAAATCTGGGTCCGGAAGAGGGCGGAATTGTGGAAATTTACCGGCCGTTTACGCGCAACGGGAAGGTAGAAGGTGTAATTCGATCCGCTGAATACCTCTCGGAAGTTGGTTTTTACGGTAAAAGGCGTCATATCGAAATGATTGCCTATTCAACTATTGCTATTGTGGTGCTGACGGGTTTTGGAGGGGCCATATATATATTCCGTGACCTGGTGTTGCAGGTGCGGTTCATCAAGCAGGGATTAAAGACTCTGGAAGAAGACCTCTCCCAAACCATGCCTCCGGCTCAGGGTGAGCTTGGCGAGATCGTGGAAGGGATTAACGGTTTTGCCCGTCGCATTGCCGAGTTGAACCTGTACACCGAGACCATGCTGGCCGTAATTGATGAAGCCATCGTGGTAGTCAATGCCGGGGGTGAGGTGGTGCTGGCCAATAACCTGGCACGGGAACTTTTCGCCCTGCCCGAAGGGTATAAAGGCCATGTGTTCAACGAGCTTTTTTCAAAAACCTCACCCCTGATAGATTGCCTGCAACGGACATTAAAAGAAGAAAAAGCGTTTCGCGATCTGATGCTAAACTGGGGCAACGGCCAAAAAAATTCCCGTCAATTGCTGTTAAGCATTTTGCCTTTAAAAACTGCTTCCGGTCAGCTTCTGGGTGCCGTGATCAATTGCCGGGACCTGACCGAACGCATGCGCCTGGAGGAAAAAGTGCGGCGTCAGGAACGTCTTGCCGCCTTAGGGAAGTTAGTTACCGGTGTCGCCCACGAGATCCGCAACCCGTTGACTTCCATTAGTTGCTATATCCAGCACTGGTTACAGAATAACAGGCCGAATGCTCAGGCGCTGGCAACAATTCAGCGTGAGATTGCCCGCCTGGATTATATTGTGGAACAGTTGTTATACTTTACTAAACCCGCAGAGGCCCGGCTGGTACAGCGCGATCTAAATGTTTTGATTCGCGAATTGACTGAATTCTTCCAGGAGATGCACCACGGCAAATATAACCTGCTGCTCGACCTGAGTACCGACCTGCCGCCGGTCTGGATGGACGCTGAGCAAATGGAAAGGGTAGTGGTCAATATAATCTTTAACGCCATCCAGGCTATGCCCGAAGGTGGTACCATATCCATTACCACCGCTTACCTGCCCGACCGGCAGCAGGTGGCCATGACTATTGCCGATACCGGGTGCGGCATACCCAAAGAGAACCTGGCCCACCTTTTTGACCCTTTTTATTCCACCAGGCCGAAGGGGACAGGTCTGGGGCTGGCCATTGCCTATGAGATCGTGCAGGCCCATGGCGGGCAGATAGAAGTGGAGAGCGAAGTGGGCAAGGGAACCAGGTTCACCGTCTATCTCAGGGCATAG
- a CDS encoding phenylacetate--CoA ligase family protein — MLREMIQRVYQNSPFYRKKLDEAGVDPGSIKTVADLARVPFTDKHELRDAYPLGLMAVPEKQVVRIHSSSGTTGKPIIVPYTKKDVDIWAEMMARSLAMTGVNNRDRVQITPGYGLWTAGIGFQAGVERLGAMAIPTGPGNTEKQMEMMIDLKTSVLIGTSSYGLLLAEEAYKRGILDQIKLRLGIFGSERWGDKMRRRIEEIFNIETFDIYGLTEIYGPGIAIDCPCHSGLHYWSDHLLFEIIDPVSGRQLPPGEEGELVITTLTKEGMPLLRYRTHDITRLLPHRCPCGSEYPMIDRILGRTDDMIKIKGVNIYPGQVDHVLKVTEGAGSEYQIILTRIEGKDHMLIKIEGEEGKDPQRVAGDFKRNMKSRIGITADVEVVAPGTLPRSEKKSKRVFDYRDM, encoded by the coding sequence ATGCTCCGGGAAATGATCCAGCGGGTGTACCAGAACTCCCCTTTCTATCGCAAAAAGCTGGACGAAGCAGGGGTGGACCCCGGATCCATCAAAACTGTTGCCGATCTTGCGCGGGTACCTTTCACCGACAAGCACGAACTGCGCGACGCCTATCCCCTGGGACTGATGGCCGTCCCTGAGAAACAGGTGGTCCGCATACATTCCTCCTCCGGCACTACAGGCAAGCCGATTATTGTGCCTTACACCAAAAAAGACGTGGATATCTGGGCCGAAATGATGGCCCGCTCCCTGGCCATGACAGGGGTAAACAACCGGGACAGGGTGCAGATTACTCCCGGCTACGGTCTGTGGACGGCGGGTATCGGTTTTCAGGCCGGCGTTGAACGGCTGGGTGCCATGGCCATACCCACCGGTCCCGGGAATACGGAAAAGCAAATGGAAATGATGATCGACCTGAAGACCTCTGTTTTGATTGGCACCTCCTCTTACGGCCTCCTGCTGGCTGAAGAGGCTTATAAAAGAGGAATCCTGGATCAAATCAAGCTCCGCCTGGGCATCTTCGGTTCGGAACGCTGGGGCGATAAAATGCGCCGCCGCATTGAAGAAATCTTCAATATTGAAACCTTTGACATCTATGGACTCACCGAGATCTACGGCCCGGGAATTGCCATTGATTGTCCCTGCCACAGCGGTCTCCATTACTGGTCCGACCACCTCCTTTTCGAAATCATTGACCCCGTGTCGGGTAGGCAGCTTCCCCCCGGGGAGGAGGGAGAACTGGTCATCACCACCTTGACCAAGGAAGGTATGCCCCTGCTCAGGTACCGCACCCATGACATCACCCGTTTACTGCCCCACAGGTGTCCTTGTGGAAGCGAGTATCCCATGATCGACCGGATTCTCGGCCGGACCGACGACATGATCAAGATTAAGGGGGTGAATATCTACCCGGGCCAGGTTGACCATGTCCTCAAGGTGACGGAAGGGGCCGGCAGTGAGTATCAAATAATCTTGACCAGGATCGAAGGCAAGGATCACATGCTGATCAAAATAGAAGGGGAAGAGGGAAAAGACCCCCAGAGAGTCGCCGGGGATTTCAAGCGTAACATGAAATCCAGGATTGGCATTACTGCCGACGTGGAAGTGGTTGCGCCGGGCACCTTACCCAGAAGCGAGAAGAAAAGCAAAAGGGTTTTTGACTACCGGGACATGTAA
- a CDS encoding indolepyruvate oxidoreductase subunit beta, with protein MKFDMVITGVGGQGTVLASRIVARAAMDAGWQVRTSETIGMAQREGCVVSHVRVGENLAGALIPDGRADVLLGFELAEAARALAKLKAGGKAIVNEDVIVPTSVSAGLSRYRVQDIREYLEKELPGVCFLRASEVAREAGNSKTANVVMLGALSTLPGLPFSPEGLLEAVLKTVPSQFRETNRKAFEMGRRAMGVC; from the coding sequence ATGAAGTTTGACATGGTTATTACCGGAGTGGGTGGGCAGGGAACAGTCCTGGCCTCCCGCATCGTTGCCAGGGCTGCCATGGACGCCGGGTGGCAGGTCAGGACTTCCGAAACCATTGGGATGGCCCAGCGGGAAGGCTGCGTGGTAAGCCATGTCCGGGTAGGGGAAAATCTCGCAGGCGCCCTGATCCCGGACGGCAGGGCCGATGTCTTGCTGGGTTTTGAACTGGCGGAGGCGGCCAGGGCTCTGGCCAAGCTCAAGGCCGGTGGTAAGGCCATTGTTAATGAAGACGTCATTGTACCAACGTCGGTATCAGCGGGTTTGTCCCGGTACCGGGTTCAGGATATCCGGGAGTACCTGGAGAAGGAACTCCCGGGAGTGTGCTTTCTCAGGGCTTCGGAGGTGGCCAGGGAGGCGGGAAATAGTAAAACCGCCAATGTGGTGATGCTGGGGGCGCTCTCGACTCTCCCCGGCCTTCCCTTCAGCCCGGAGGGGTTGCTGGAAGCGGTACTGAAGACTGTGCCGTCACAGTTTAGAGAGACTAACCGGAAGGCTTTTGAAATGGGCCGCCGGGCCATGGGGGTGTGTTGA